A window of the Rickettsia felis URRWXCal2 genome harbors these coding sequences:
- a CDS encoding Iojap-related protein (TIGR00090) produces the protein MKKEAEELKLFILECLNEKKAEDIEVIDLTGKHKLADYIIFASGRSTKNVGAIAEYVALELKNNAGINSNIEGLGKSEWVLIDAGTILINIFYPEAREHFKLEEIWKR, from the coding sequence ATGAAAAAAGAAGCTGAAGAATTAAAATTATTTATCTTAGAATGTTTGAATGAGAAAAAAGCAGAAGATATTGAGGTAATTGATTTAACAGGAAAACATAAATTAGCCGATTATATTATATTTGCTAGCGGTCGTTCGACTAAAAATGTTGGAGCAATTGCTGAATATGTAGCTTTAGAATTAAAAAATAATGCCGGTATAAATAGTAATATTGAGGGGCTTGGTAAATCAGAGTGGGTACTAATAGATGCAGGTACTATTTTAATTAATATTTTTTATCCTGAAGCACGGGAGCATTTTAAGCTAGAAGAAATTTGGAAAAGATGA
- the bolA2 gene encoding BolA protein homolog (Stress-induced morphogen) produces the protein MAISAEELEKILKKSFPNSIIKITDLVGDQDHYALEISDVQFNGLSLINQHKLVKNALSEILNKKLHAITIKTIAVPEK, from the coding sequence ATGGCAATATCTGCAGAAGAGTTAGAAAAAATACTTAAGAAATCCTTTCCAAACAGTATAATAAAAATTACTGATTTAGTAGGAGATCAAGACCATTATGCATTAGAAATATCAGATGTTCAATTTAATGGACTTTCTTTAATTAATCAACATAAATTAGTAAAAAACGCCCTGTCTGAAATATTAAATAAAAAACTACATGCAATTACCATAAAAACTATCGCAGTTCCTGAAAAATAA